The Miscanthus floridulus cultivar M001 chromosome 7, ASM1932011v1, whole genome shotgun sequence genome includes a region encoding these proteins:
- the LOC136466405 gene encoding protein PTST, chloroplastic-like has product MECLTTSFARNVGKEYSFVCSSKLVSENQWIPKRICCYVSSSTNSSRCRKFTNMAYPMSPIIRKRSRWRSFAASLNLEDGPAPSDSTSSSSEQTTDADGTTNGVVSENLLSRKLSSDELKALLADSERSKLLRRLSEANQYNRFLKRQLQIKDDAVVKFKGELAVLELELQALVGLAEEIANFDVPLGSRRMNGKYIQSHLLSRLEAVHDKIMEQIKDVESLKTQEISVYWVGMAENVQIMGSFDGWSQGEAMSMEYSGDYGRFSATLKLRPGRYEIKFLVDGEWRLSPEYPTAGDGMTQNNILIVE; this is encoded by the exons ATGGAATGCTTAACAACAAGTTTTGCAAG AAATGTGGGAAAAGAGTACAGCTTCGTATGTTCAAGTAAGTTGGTGTCTGAAAACCAATGGATTCCCAAAAGGATTTGCTGCTATGTCTCTAGCTCAACAAACTCCAGTCGATGCCGCAAGTTCACTAATATGGCATACCCCATGAGCCCAATTATTCGAAAAAGGTCACGCTGGAGATCCTTTGCTGCAAGCTTAAACTTAGAAGATGGCCCTGCACCCTCTGACTCAACGTCATCTTCATCAGAGCAGACTACTGATGCTGATGGAACTACCAATGGTGTTGTATCTGAAAATCTGCTTTCTCGAAAGCTGAGCTCTGATGAG TTAAAGGCTCTTTTGGCTGATTCGGAACGAAGTAAGCTTTTGAGAAGACTTAGCGAAGCAAATCAATATAACCGGTTCCTCAAGAGACAG TTGCAAATAAAGGATGATGCAGTTGTAAAGTTCAAAGGTGAACTTGCTGTTTTGGAACTAGAACTGCAG GCTCTGGTTGGCCTAGCTGAAGAGATTGCTAATTTTGATGTTCCGTTAGGGTCTAGGAGGATGAACGGAAAATATATTCAATCTCATCTTCTCTCCAGATTAGAAG CTGTTCATGATAAGATTATGGAACAGATAAAGGATGTTGAATCTTTAAAGACCCAAGAAATTTCTGTCTACTGGGTTGGCATGGCTGAG AATGTGCAAATTATGGGTTCATTCGACGGATGGTCCCAGGGTGAGGCAATGTCCATGGAGTATTCGGGAGACTACGGAAGATTCTCTGCGACTCTGAAGCTAAGACCTGGAAG GTATGAGATCAAGTTTTTGGTTGATGGGGAATGGAGATTGTCGCCTGAATATCCCACTGCTGGAGATGGAATGACGCAGAACAATATTCTTATTGTGGAGTAA